Genomic DNA from Hordeum vulgare subsp. vulgare chromosome 2H, MorexV3_pseudomolecules_assembly, whole genome shotgun sequence:
GGGAGAAATCGTACAGGGAGAACTCAGAACCGGTATCTTCCATCTTCCAAAGCCTCAGGATTTCATCAATGTTCTTGGGCTGCTCCGTGGAGTTTATCTTCCCTAAATGTACACCCATGACCCATCCATCAGTTATCAGTTATTACATGAAATTGGATCACATGGTAGTGACTTAGTTGCCACGATCAtcattaagagcatctccaacaggtgcATAAAAGTTTCGCGTGCTAAAATAGTTTTAGCGCGTCAATGTAGCGTTTTTAGTGCGTCGGGGTCAACATTGGTTTTCCAGATACCTAAAAACGCGTGCTCAAAAAAATACGCAATGTAAATTGTGAATGGCGCGCGATCCAGCGCCTCAAATTTGCAGCTTGCGATAGCGCTTTTTAATGCGTGTCCAAAACATTTTTACGCGTGCAGTATTTTGCAGCCTTTGTTGAGCTGTTCGGTGTCCAAAAAAAAGTTTTTTAGCGTGCGGAGCTGTTTTTGAACGCCTGTCAAAGATGCTCTAGTACATGGAATTTATTGAACTGCTTACCTCTTTTTTCTCGTTTTATGATGTATAGGACACAGAAAAGCAAACGTGTACAGACCACCGAGAGCGAGTACACTGTGGCAATAATCAGGAGTGCATGGCCCTTCCGTTGCCCTGAATATTGCAAGAGAATAATTTACATGTAGTGAATGATGGATACACTCCTAGTAATAGCTTCTCAAGGTTCAAGCTCTTTCATACTTTTAGAAGGGAAATGTCAGGAGGTGACCCAGATAGGTTAAATTCATGTGTTTTTCCATGATTGCTCCTTCCAGTATATGTACCCAATTTGAttaagcaaactgaacctttgtgCCATTACCCGTGTTCTGTTAGTTCCGTTATAGATCATATCTAGCAAAACTACATGCAGCCTTATCTTTCATTCTTATAAGCTACCCAGAAACACAGGGAACATGTTTTCAGTCTTATGATCTTATATTATTGTTGATAGTCCAACTCTGGGTCTGAGGATAAAAAGGGGTGGAAAAACTTAATGCTCAAGACAAAAATGAACTAGAAAGAATCTCAGTTTCTCTCTTGTGCTCTAAAGGATCTGAATATGTGACATGTTCAATTAGAGTCAGAGTCGCTTGTTTGGGGAGAGACGATGACTATGACATTGCAGGCAACCTCAACGGTGTCCTCGTCTTAGCGATGTGTGTGGACCTTGTAGGTGTCAGGTCGGCCAAAATGCCCTTTCTGATGGACTTGTTGTATAGTCTGTCCAACATTATTTTTCTTTCTTAAGGAATGGAGATCGTCTCTCCActctcaaaataaaaaataaaaaatcgtcAGGGGCCGAGTTTAAGAAAAAAAAACTTGCCTGTGGCAGTCTCCGTAAAGAACTGTGTGCCCGTCTCGTACCGGAGTGTGCACCTTGCACCATGAATTGCCCCGCCCATTCTGCTGCTACCGACCCGCCGCCGTATCTCAGCGGCGATTCCATCGAGGCAAGCGCGACAGCGTTCCGGCGGCATGTCCCGCGTGCACTGCGCCAGCCCGTACACGGTCCGCTGGCTCTCCGGCGACGACCACAGCGCATCGGCCGTTGCGTACCTGTCCGGCTGCGCTGCCGCGGCCTCGGCAAGGGATCTCGTTAGCTTGGCGACCAGCTCGTCGAActgcccagcatcggtggccggcACAAGGTTCAGGTTGGTGCCGTCGACCCACTCCGGCGCGTTCCTGAAGGTGGAGAGGAAGTCCTCGTCGGAGAAGCGAAGCTGGTACAGCTCGGAGTAGAGCGCCACGTCCTTGTGGAGCGCGCATGCGGCGGCCTTGGCGCTGATGGTCCTGCCGAAGGCCTCCCGGAGGCGCCCGCTGCAGTCGGCGCCGGTGGAGTCCCCTCGGCAGAGCACGGCGCCGTAGACCTTGTCGGAGCCCGTGCCGGCCGTGCCAGTGGCCGAGTGCGACTTCATGGCTCCGGCGGTAAGTTCATCGGCGAGGGATCTAAGGCTGGCCCGGTAGGTGCTGTTTGGGCTGTACTTGCCGTTGGCGTCGGCGCAGAACAGCCGGTCACCGGCCGATGGCGCCGGCAAGGAGAGCAGCAGAACTACGAGGGCTACAAACATCGCACGGGGAATTCTTGGGAGGAAATTATCATGCGGATTTAGATAGGTGGCAAGGCTGTAATCTCCTTTTTCTCAACCATTGGATCACTTGGTCACCCTGTTTCCGTATGCTCTCTGCTAAATCAATGAAGCCGGTCATCAACCGggtctttcaaaaaaaaaaaaaaaacatagcACGGCCGGGACAGGGAGTGAAAATTGACCTTCTGCTTGGCGTTTATCCATTCAGAATGTAAAACAGAGCATCATCGcgaaagaaaagaaaattaaCACAGCACACCAGGAACCGAAGCTGAACTGGAACTAAATAGGGGATTACGACGTGTCTTCAAATGGATTGACGACTACGCCACAGCCCCGAAATAACACGCAGGGGCAACTGGTTTGATCTTTCCTCCTTTGCTGAGTGTATTGACTGAAGCTAGACTTCCAACACGGCACTGCAGTTGTGGGAGAATATCAGGTGCTCCCACACCTCACATGCTTCTATGATACAAATAGCTCCTGGGCGTTGGATCGTGGAAACCTCAGTCCAGCGCGGAATTATGTGACTCTTGAAGATCTGATTGGATTGGCGTCTTCCACACTTTTACACCTGTAAAAGATACATACATCAATCGGCCATTTTCATTTCCGGTTGAAAATCACACATGGCTAGTGATATACACTTGTAAAAATAATACAGATGTATAAATTTATCCCTATTTCAAGCGGTGCcagagtttttctttttcttttttgcaagtTTGCATAACTTCTCCTTGTACCGTTGGATCCTATCATGGGAGTATAGGAGGTATGAGAGCACCTTATATTCTCCTTGTGAGTTCACATCTCTTTGGCTGTAGACtataagagcatcttcaatagcATATGTCTAATTTGACCCTTATATGTTTGATGCGTTGTTTGGATGTGTTCACGGACAAATGCTTACTGACTCTCATTTGTCTCTGTAGCTAGGCAACCGTGCTCCATGCAGTCCCTTAATGAATCATACAAATAAAAAAGAACAATCAAAATAACACATGGCAATTCAATAATAAATGGTTCAAACTAAAGAAAAAACATAGTTCGAACATAAATATTATCCGGAATGCATAGTTTAACTATAAAAGTAATACAAAATCACCAATTTAATGGCATTCAGTGTCAATCAACATATGGTCTACAAGATCATTGAGTAGTTGCACATGTGTATGTTGATCTCGAAGTTCTCAACGCAATCTCGAGGAA
This window encodes:
- the LOC123425831 gene encoding cysteine-rich receptor-like protein kinase 6 isoform X3 — protein: MFVALVVLLLSLPAPSAGDRLFCADANGKYSPNSTYRASLRSLADELTAGAMKSHSATGTAGTGSDKVYGAVLCRGDSTGADCSGRLREAFGRTISAKAAACALHKDVALYSELYQLRFSDEDFLSTFRNAPEWVDGTNLNLVPATDAGQFDELVAKLTRSLAEAAAAQPDRYATADALWSSPESQRTVYGLAQCTRDMPPERCRACLDGIAAEIRRRVGSSRMGGAIHGARCTLRYETGTQFFTETATGQRKGHALLIIATVYSLSVVCTRLLFCVLYIIKREKRGKINSTEQPKNIDEILRLWKMEDTGSEFSLYDFSQIADATDNFSPGKILGQGGFGPVYKGIFPDGQEVAIKKLAARSSQGLVEFKNEIQLVAKLQHRHLVRLLGCCIHDEEKILIYEYMSNKSLDYFIFDPNRRTSLNWMIRLKIIEGIAQGLLYLHEHSRLRIIHRDLKASNILLDSELNPKISDFGMARIFPSDATQTKTSRLVGT